One Coccinella septempunctata chromosome 8, icCocSept1.1, whole genome shotgun sequence genomic window carries:
- the LOC123318385 gene encoding homeobox protein Hox-A3-like — MEGTNNFFDLDWAFDNITTEAENWPSLEEILAAINVEQNGNVEQNNNLEQNTNVQQLNAPVQSAPQPKPKRFRTIFTPYQLAGLEREFHKRKYLDQTGRAFLARQLGLSERQIKVWFQNKRMKEKRNGNTRPPLQNLMNVMPAQQMVPPPCPQQPSTAEYYYNGQNYSDCMYDQPQASVPHNYATNNLMMQNGWYPYSNLNYYS, encoded by the exons ATGGAGGGTACCAACAATTTCTTCGATCTGGATTGGGCGTTCGATAACATTACCACAGAG gCAGAGAACTGGCCAAGTTTGGAAGAAATTTTGGCGGCCATCAATGTGGAGCAGAATGGTAATGTGGAGCAGAACAATAATTTGGAGCAGAACACTAATGTGCAGCAACTTAATg CACCAGTTCAGTCAGCCCCACAACCCAAACCAAAGAGATTCAGGACCATTTTCACCCCTTACCAGCTCGCCGGCCTTGAGAGGGAGTTCCACAAGAGGAAGTACTTGGACCAAACCGGTCGTGCGTTCTTGGCCCGCCAACTGGGACTGTCGGAGCGCCAAATAAAAGTATGGTTCCAGAATAAGCGAATGAAGGAAAAACGTAACGGTAATACCAGGCCTCCTCTTCAAAATTTGATGAACGTCATGCCGGCGCAACAAATGGTTCCTCCTCCATGTCCTCAGCAACCTTCGACGGCCGAGTATTATTATAATGGGCAGAATTACAGCGATTGCATGTACGACCAACCCCAAGCAAGTGTTCCACACAATTATGCAACTAATAATTTGATGATGCAGAATGGTTGGTATCCTTATTCTAACTTAAattattattcatga